A window of Cohnella herbarum contains these coding sequences:
- a CDS encoding helix-turn-helix domain-containing protein codes for MYRLLIVDDEPVIVDSLGQLFREQNPELDVCQAYSAIEALEWIKRAKVDIVISDIRMPEKNGLQLIDELMHYWPSCKVVFLTGYDEFDYVYSAIRKNADFYILKTEDDVVLLEAVHQCIRQLDEENARVGMLEAARSQIMLTGPLFRKQLLEAALHGEDVKDLIAESDDWTGDSAAGERLALKLDARNPVLLLACRVDSWRPEATYGRKLQTYYSIQHVVEERMAKSVVRESLIFGHELIVWFLQPDPEANKFYEENGSVDWRGLSVYLSGVLESVQQDCGEEAGENPIFVIAKQAAEWEGVHREFDLLRQFLKRRLFPNHASAVIDLGAQGGLEARSAETRVTPMLEFKRKLHELEKSLDGEEEDIFERICRELLADIREQIGQHYLTGTEKYYGFLLVFLGAMDALEVEQMSMTDIPTDWSAAAEHFVGLGRRICADKRQRRDREGDALIRRLQSYVQDNLHSDLSLVRIAEVTFFNPSYLSRLYKQHTGTNLSDYIHAARLEAAKRMLEQPGMKANDIADKLGFSSPSYFSTFFRKMTGRTPQEYREDLASSGRKSTK; via the coding sequence ATGTACAGATTGTTAATCGTGGACGACGAGCCGGTTATCGTAGACAGCTTAGGACAGCTATTTCGGGAGCAGAATCCGGAATTGGACGTGTGTCAGGCCTATTCGGCTATCGAGGCTTTGGAATGGATCAAGCGGGCAAAGGTGGACATCGTCATCAGCGACATTCGCATGCCGGAGAAAAACGGGCTGCAACTGATCGACGAGTTGATGCACTACTGGCCTTCCTGCAAAGTCGTTTTCCTGACGGGATACGACGAGTTCGATTACGTCTATTCGGCGATTCGGAAGAACGCGGATTTCTATATTTTGAAAACCGAGGACGATGTCGTGCTGCTTGAAGCCGTCCATCAATGCATCCGGCAACTGGACGAGGAAAACGCGCGGGTAGGCATGCTCGAAGCGGCGCGCAGCCAGATCATGCTGACGGGGCCGTTATTCCGCAAGCAGTTGTTGGAAGCGGCTCTCCACGGGGAGGACGTCAAGGATCTTATTGCGGAATCCGACGATTGGACGGGGGATTCCGCTGCCGGAGAACGGCTTGCTTTGAAGTTGGACGCGCGGAACCCGGTGCTGCTGCTCGCCTGCCGAGTGGATAGCTGGCGACCTGAGGCCACTTACGGCCGTAAGCTGCAAACCTATTATTCTATTCAGCACGTCGTCGAGGAACGAATGGCGAAATCCGTCGTTCGCGAATCTTTGATATTCGGGCATGAACTGATCGTCTGGTTCCTTCAGCCCGATCCTGAGGCGAACAAGTTTTACGAAGAGAACGGAAGCGTCGATTGGCGCGGATTAAGCGTGTATTTGAGCGGGGTTCTGGAGTCCGTCCAGCAAGATTGCGGGGAGGAGGCGGGAGAAAATCCGATTTTCGTCATCGCGAAACAAGCGGCGGAGTGGGAGGGCGTTCACAGGGAGTTCGACTTGCTGCGGCAGTTTCTGAAGCGTCGGTTGTTCCCGAATCACGCATCGGCGGTCATCGATCTAGGCGCGCAAGGCGGCTTGGAAGCGAGAAGCGCGGAGACGCGCGTGACCCCGATGCTTGAATTCAAGCGCAAGCTGCACGAGTTGGAAAAAAGTCTGGACGGCGAAGAAGAAGACATTTTCGAGCGGATTTGTCGGGAATTGTTGGCGGATATTCGCGAGCAGATCGGCCAACATTATTTGACCGGGACGGAAAAGTATTACGGCTTCCTGCTCGTCTTTCTTGGCGCCATGGACGCGCTCGAAGTCGAGCAGATGTCGATGACCGACATTCCTACGGACTGGAGCGCTGCGGCCGAGCATTTCGTCGGGCTGGGACGGCGAATTTGCGCGGACAAACGTCAGCGACGGGATCGGGAAGGGGATGCGCTCATTAGACGGCTGCAAAGCTACGTTCAGGATAATCTGCATAGCGATCTTTCCCTCGTCCGGATAGCGGAAGTTACTTTTTTTAATCCGAGTTATTTGTCCCGTTTGTACAAGCAGCATACGGGAACGAACTTGTCCGATTATATCCATGCCGCCCGTTTGGAAGCCGCCAAGCGGATGCTCGAACAACCTGGAATGAAGGCGAACGACATCGCGGATAAGCTGGGCTTCAGCTCTCCGTCGTATTTCTCGACCTTTTTTCGCAAGATGACGGGACGGACGCCTCAAGAATATCGGGAAGACTTAGCCTCCTCCGGCAGGAAGTCGACAAAGTAA
- a CDS encoding extracellular solute-binding protein, which produces MTRKTISGLAAAMMLSTTILLAACSSNDKEEQASQPPASTQASGESPSASGGAPAETPAADPLGKYEEPITVTQVMGFNPPQDSKTPKGLTPEKNAYVSKLKEMLNIDLKYLWTVPSEQFDQKFALAVSSGDLPDVMSLKLLDFESFRQQDQLADLTEAYEKYASPTLKKYLESDGGRTLKMFTYDGKLLGLPSYEDPFMSSQILWIRQDWLDKLQLQPPTTLEELEQVAEAFVKNDPDGNNKNDTYGISMNKELISWGFDARGLFYTMGAYPKAWTKGSDGKLIPGEIQPETKAALEKMNDWYKKGILDKEFAFKDINKAVEDVVAGKVGITFGEWWDPEWPLNLSKEKDPKAEWKPFPLPSYNGNPGLTLVPGLRLNWVVTANKKMEHPEAVVKMANFYHEMWLPKYQEENKPENGYVYNWYEPRIYNPLNIDDLYTRVNAALKANQDTIDAENPEAPQLFANAKKFLSGDPDTTAWGFYNSRVKEDGGWGLTRKIKEEKKFVYNEFYGTPTPTQVERGSSLDKLTDETYLKIIMGSGKTDEFDKYADSWKKLGGDEIAEEVNAWYAERQ; this is translated from the coding sequence ATGACAAGAAAAACGATAAGCGGCCTTGCGGCGGCGATGATGCTGAGCACGACGATTCTGCTAGCGGCTTGCAGCTCGAACGATAAGGAAGAGCAAGCTTCACAGCCGCCGGCATCGACGCAAGCTAGCGGCGAAAGTCCGTCCGCAAGCGGCGGCGCGCCTGCCGAAACTCCAGCGGCGGATCCTCTCGGCAAATACGAAGAACCGATTACGGTAACCCAAGTGATGGGGTTTAACCCGCCTCAGGATTCCAAGACGCCGAAAGGTCTAACGCCTGAAAAAAACGCCTACGTCTCTAAATTGAAAGAAATGCTCAATATCGACTTGAAATACTTGTGGACCGTTCCTTCGGAACAGTTCGATCAGAAATTCGCCTTGGCCGTATCGTCCGGCGATCTTCCGGATGTCATGTCGCTCAAGCTGCTCGATTTCGAGAGCTTCAGGCAGCAGGACCAGCTGGCCGATCTGACCGAAGCTTACGAGAAATACGCTTCTCCGACGCTGAAGAAGTACTTGGAGTCGGACGGCGGAAGAACGTTGAAGATGTTCACGTACGACGGCAAGCTGCTGGGATTGCCTTCCTATGAGGACCCGTTCATGTCTTCCCAGATTTTGTGGATTCGGCAGGACTGGCTGGACAAATTGCAGCTTCAGCCGCCGACGACGCTGGAGGAATTAGAGCAGGTCGCGGAAGCGTTCGTGAAGAACGATCCCGACGGCAACAACAAGAACGATACGTACGGCATCTCCATGAACAAGGAACTGATCTCGTGGGGATTCGACGCGAGGGGCTTATTTTACACGATGGGCGCCTATCCGAAAGCATGGACGAAGGGCAGCGACGGCAAGCTTATCCCGGGCGAAATTCAACCGGAGACGAAAGCCGCGTTGGAGAAGATGAACGATTGGTACAAGAAAGGCATTCTCGACAAGGAGTTCGCCTTCAAGGATATCAACAAAGCCGTCGAAGACGTCGTGGCGGGCAAAGTCGGCATTACGTTCGGCGAATGGTGGGATCCCGAATGGCCTCTGAATCTGAGCAAAGAGAAGGATCCGAAGGCGGAATGGAAGCCGTTCCCTCTGCCGTCTTATAACGGCAATCCGGGTCTGACGCTCGTGCCGGGGCTTCGGCTGAACTGGGTCGTGACCGCGAATAAGAAGATGGAGCATCCGGAAGCCGTCGTCAAGATGGCGAACTTCTATCATGAAATGTGGCTGCCGAAGTACCAGGAAGAGAACAAGCCGGAGAACGGCTACGTGTACAACTGGTACGAACCGAGAATTTACAACCCGCTCAATATCGACGATCTGTACACGCGGGTGAACGCCGCCCTGAAAGCGAATCAAGATACGATAGACGCGGAAAATCCGGAGGCGCCGCAACTGTTCGCGAACGCCAAGAAGTTCTTGTCCGGCGATCCCGACACGACCGCTTGGGGCTTCTATAACAGCCGGGTCAAGGAAGACGGAGGCTGGGGGCTTACCCGCAAGATCAAGGAAGAGAAGAAATTCGTTTACAACGAATTTTACGGCACGCCGACGCCGACTCAAGTGGAACGAGGCAGCTCGCTCGATAAGTTGACGGACGAGACGTATTTAAAGATCATTATGGGTTCCGGCAAAACGGACGAATTCGACAAGTACGCGGATAGCTGGAAAAAACTCGGCGGGGACGAGATTGCGGAAGAGGTCAACGCTTGGTACGCGGAACGTCAATAA
- a CDS encoding ABC transporter permease, with the protein MNNTVIRRLRTEWPLHFLLLPGVLVTLAYHYGPTLGIVMAFQKFQPILGFFKSKWVGMRNFEYVFHLPGFEQVLWNTLIISFFKILFGLAIPLALALLLNEVRKTWFQRLIQTSVFLPFFLSWTVLGGVLFEIFTLRGPVNGLLSSIGVDPIMFMGSNGWFRGILVGSDVWKGMGYNMIIFLAAIVGINPSLYEAAEVDGAGKWKQMLHITLPGMMPIIILLSTLSIGNILNAGFEQILLLYNPVVYRGSDVIDTFVYRLGLFDRQYGPAAAVGLFKSGISLLLVSLSYFMAYRFSRYRIF; encoded by the coding sequence ATGAATAACACGGTAATTCGCCGATTAAGGACGGAATGGCCGCTGCACTTCTTGCTCTTGCCTGGCGTTCTGGTTACGCTGGCTTATCATTACGGCCCGACGCTGGGCATCGTCATGGCTTTTCAGAAATTCCAGCCCATCCTCGGTTTCTTCAAGTCGAAATGGGTCGGGATGCGCAATTTCGAGTACGTGTTTCATCTCCCCGGATTCGAGCAAGTGCTGTGGAATACGCTCATCATCTCGTTTTTCAAGATTCTTTTCGGATTGGCAATTCCGCTCGCGTTGGCGCTGCTGCTTAACGAGGTGCGCAAGACTTGGTTTCAGCGTCTGATCCAGACGAGCGTCTTTTTACCGTTTTTCCTGTCTTGGACCGTTCTCGGAGGCGTGCTGTTCGAGATTTTCACTCTTCGGGGGCCCGTCAACGGGTTGCTGTCGTCGATTGGCGTCGACCCGATCATGTTTATGGGGAGTAACGGGTGGTTCAGGGGCATTCTGGTCGGGTCCGACGTCTGGAAAGGCATGGGTTACAACATGATTATTTTCCTCGCGGCCATCGTGGGCATCAACCCGAGCTTGTACGAAGCGGCCGAAGTGGACGGCGCGGGCAAATGGAAGCAAATGCTCCATATCACGTTGCCCGGCATGATGCCGATCATTATTTTGCTATCCACGCTGAGTATCGGCAATATTCTGAACGCGGGTTTCGAGCAAATATTGCTGCTGTATAACCCGGTCGTCTACAGAGGCTCCGACGTTATCGATACGTTCGTATACCGGCTCGGACTGTTCGATCGCCAGTATGGCCCGGCTGCGGCAGTCGGACTGTTCAAGTCGGGGATTTCGCTCCTCCTCGTGTCCCTTTCTTATTTCATGGCCTATCGCTTTAGCAGATACAGAATTTTTTAA